From Pseudonocardia autotrophica, one genomic window encodes:
- a CDS encoding thiolase family protein, whose product MPLHGRDVFLVEGARTPFGKAHPEKGWFRDTHPNDLLGAVYRDLLGRAGIAPGVVEDLVVGCTAPFGEQSRNIGRNAWLQEGYPPEVPAVVLDRRCGSAQTASEMAASLVASGVHDVVIAAGVEHMGHVPMNSPARISELYGEPWTARMWEQYDFVPQGESAELIAERWDLSREEMDEFAARSHTLAAEAIAAGRLDAELIDWELDGEVRHGDQTVRPGTTTETLAGLKTVFRKENGRITAGSSSPICDGAAGVLLAAREAVDAHGLTPRAKILDQTTVGVDPVIMLTGPIPATHKLLERNGLSIGDIDLFEVNEAFSSVVLAWQRELKPDMDRVNVNGGAIALGHPVGATGGRLLATIVAEMERRDVELGLVTMCCGGGLGTATLLQRV is encoded by the coding sequence ATGCCGCTGCACGGTCGGGACGTCTTCCTCGTCGAGGGGGCGCGCACCCCGTTCGGCAAGGCGCACCCCGAGAAGGGCTGGTTCCGGGACACCCACCCCAACGACCTTCTCGGCGCGGTCTACCGCGACCTCCTGGGCCGCGCCGGGATCGCCCCCGGTGTCGTCGAGGACCTGGTCGTGGGCTGCACGGCCCCCTTCGGCGAGCAGTCCCGCAACATCGGGCGGAACGCCTGGCTGCAGGAGGGCTACCCGCCCGAGGTCCCGGCCGTCGTGCTGGACCGGCGCTGCGGTTCCGCGCAGACCGCGAGCGAGATGGCGGCGTCCCTGGTCGCCTCCGGGGTGCACGACGTGGTGATCGCCGCCGGCGTCGAGCACATGGGCCACGTGCCCATGAACTCCCCGGCCAGGATCAGCGAGCTTTACGGCGAGCCGTGGACCGCGCGCATGTGGGAGCAGTACGACTTCGTCCCGCAGGGCGAGAGCGCCGAGCTGATCGCCGAGCGCTGGGACCTCTCCCGCGAGGAGATGGACGAGTTCGCGGCCCGCTCGCACACCCTGGCCGCCGAGGCGATCGCGGCGGGCCGCCTCGACGCCGAGCTGATCGACTGGGAGCTCGACGGCGAGGTCCGCCACGGCGACCAGACCGTACGCCCCGGCACCACCACCGAGACCCTCGCCGGGCTCAAGACGGTGTTCCGCAAGGAGAACGGGCGGATCACCGCGGGCTCGTCCTCCCCGATCTGTGACGGCGCCGCGGGCGTGCTGCTGGCCGCGCGGGAGGCCGTGGACGCCCACGGACTCACCCCGCGCGCGAAGATCCTGGACCAGACCACCGTCGGCGTCGACCCGGTGATCATGCTGACCGGGCCCATCCCGGCGACCCACAAGCTGTTGGAGCGCAACGGCTTGTCCATCGGCGACATCGACCTCTTCGAGGTCAACGAGGCGTTCTCCTCGGTGGTGCTGGCCTGGCAGCGCGAGCTCAAGCCGGACATGGACCGGGTGAACGTCAACGGCGGCGCCATCGCCCTCGGTCACCCCGTCGGTGCGACCGGCGGGCGCCTGCTCGCCACGATCGTCGCGGAGATGGAGCGCCGGGACGTCGAGCTGGGCCTGGTCACCATGTGCTGCGGCGGCGGCCTCGGCACCGCGACCCTGCTGCAGCGGGTCTGA
- a CDS encoding acetyl-CoA hydrolase/transferase family protein, producing MIDLRPYVRPGDGVWWSQAGAEATPLVDALLDQVADIGPVRAFSGLTFNRRLREVPPELTLVSYGAMGELRRNRTVQVVPAHYSVLPRLFAERVLPGDVGLVQVSPPGPDGVCSLGIGVDYAGDAVRHSRILIGEINHRMPVTTGTPGIPVERFAATIETDRPVQEAPDRAPDAVDVAVAARVAELVEDGDTVQMGVGALPTAIMDGLAGHRDLGFHSGMLTDGVLRLVEKGVLTGRRKEIDEGVLVTGTAIGSAELYTRLGELPVEFRPASYTHDPGVLARLRRLVAINSAIEVDLSGQVGSEAVGGRYLGGIGGQADFSGAAARTGARSVIALRSTAGEASTIVPTLRGPVSTGRADVDAVVTEHGTAWLRGCPHEDYGARLVAVAAPEHRDALSRALEES from the coding sequence ATGATCGACCTGCGGCCGTACGTCCGTCCCGGCGACGGGGTCTGGTGGAGCCAGGCCGGGGCCGAGGCGACCCCGCTGGTGGACGCCCTGCTGGACCAGGTCGCGGACATCGGCCCGGTGCGCGCGTTCAGCGGGCTGACCTTCAACCGGCGGCTGCGCGAGGTGCCACCGGAGCTCACGCTCGTCTCGTACGGGGCGATGGGGGAGCTGCGGCGCAACCGGACCGTGCAGGTCGTGCCCGCGCACTACTCGGTGCTGCCGCGGCTGTTCGCCGAGCGGGTGCTGCCGGGGGACGTCGGGCTGGTGCAGGTCTCCCCGCCCGGCCCGGACGGGGTGTGCTCGCTGGGCATCGGCGTGGACTACGCCGGGGATGCGGTGCGGCACAGCAGGATCCTGATCGGCGAGATCAACCACCGGATGCCCGTGACCACCGGCACGCCGGGCATTCCCGTGGAGCGCTTCGCCGCCACCATCGAGACCGACCGGCCGGTTCAGGAGGCCCCGGACCGAGCACCGGACGCCGTGGACGTGGCCGTCGCCGCACGCGTCGCCGAGCTGGTGGAGGACGGGGACACCGTGCAGATGGGCGTCGGCGCGCTGCCGACGGCGATCATGGACGGTCTCGCCGGGCACCGCGATCTGGGCTTCCACTCCGGCATGCTCACCGACGGGGTGCTTCGGTTGGTGGAGAAGGGGGTGCTCACCGGGCGCCGCAAGGAGATCGACGAGGGCGTGCTCGTGACCGGCACCGCCATCGGGTCCGCCGAGCTCTACACCCGCCTCGGCGAGCTGCCCGTGGAGTTCCGGCCCGCGAGCTACACCCACGATCCCGGCGTGCTCGCCCGTCTGCGCCGCCTCGTCGCGATCAACTCGGCCATCGAGGTGGACCTGTCCGGTCAGGTCGGGAGCGAGGCCGTCGGCGGTCGCTACCTCGGCGGCATCGGCGGGCAGGCGGACTTCTCCGGTGCGGCGGCCCGCACCGGGGCGCGGTCGGTCATCGCGCTCCGCTCCACGGCGGGCGAGGCGTCGACGATCGTGCCGACCCTGCGCGGTCCGGTCAGCACCGGCCGGGCGGACGTCGACGCCGTCGTCACCGAGCACGGCACCGCCTGGCTGCGTGGCTGCCCCCACGAGGACTACGGCGCGCGGCTGGTCGCCGTCGCCGCCCCCGAACACCGAGACGCGCTCTCCCGAGCACTGGAGGAGTCATGA
- a CDS encoding enoyl-CoA hydratase/isomerase family protein → MPETPTTFRLERPRDGVVVLTLDRPAQYNAMTAVMFRELESAGRALDREPALRAVVLTGAGKAFCAGYDLADAEKLTELGALGMLDLQESAARALTAIRGIRVPVIAAVNGAAAGGGLALALAADIRLASPRARFVPSFVTIGLSAGDLGTSWLLPRLVGPAVAAEFLYSARTMAAAEAEETGLVNRVVPEEELLDSAVGLAAQICGNSPGGVQLSKRALHANMEASSYAAALELENRGQALLTRSDDMTEALAAFQEKRAPVFEGR, encoded by the coding sequence ATGCCCGAGACCCCGACCACCTTCCGGCTCGAACGGCCGCGTGACGGCGTGGTCGTGCTGACGCTGGACCGTCCGGCGCAGTACAACGCCATGACCGCGGTCATGTTCCGCGAGCTGGAGTCCGCCGGACGCGCGCTCGACCGGGAGCCCGCGCTGCGGGCCGTCGTCCTGACCGGCGCCGGCAAGGCCTTCTGCGCGGGCTACGACCTCGCCGACGCCGAGAAGCTCACCGAGCTCGGTGCACTGGGGATGCTGGACCTCCAGGAGAGCGCGGCTCGCGCCCTGACCGCGATCCGCGGGATCCGCGTCCCGGTGATCGCGGCGGTGAACGGCGCCGCCGCGGGAGGCGGCCTCGCGCTCGCCCTCGCGGCCGACATCCGACTGGCCTCGCCGCGGGCGAGGTTCGTCCCCTCGTTCGTCACCATCGGGCTCTCAGCCGGGGACCTCGGAACCTCGTGGCTGCTGCCGCGGCTCGTCGGCCCGGCCGTCGCGGCGGAGTTCCTCTACAGCGCCAGGACGATGGCGGCGGCCGAGGCCGAGGAGACGGGTCTGGTCAACCGGGTCGTCCCCGAGGAGGAGCTGCTCGACTCCGCGGTCGGGCTCGCCGCGCAGATCTGCGGCAACTCACCGGGTGGGGTCCAGCTGTCGAAGCGGGCGCTGCACGCGAACATGGAGGCGAGCTCCTACGCCGCCGCTCTCGAGCTGGAGAACCGTGGACAGGCGCTGCTGACCCGCAGCGACGACATGACCGAAGCGCTCGCTGCCTTCCAGGAGAAGCGCGCGCCCGTCTTCGAGGGACGCTGA
- a CDS encoding enoyl-CoA hydratase-related protein has protein sequence MSEDDRVVTWEDAGTGVLVATIDRRPANALGPPIIDGLNALLDEAERRDTRVLVLTSGIPGFFAAGADIKHMGTVDAESFAAYGDRLRAAVERLAAADLISIAAVEGVALGGGLELAMACTMRVSGADAKYGLPEVRLGLIPGAAGTQRLPRLVGRGRAIDIMATARQVPADEAAAIGLVDRLVPAGAAEEAALVLAGQLSGLSRPALAAVVRTVDAAFDQPFDEGKRYEVEQIHELFVHGEAREGITAFLEKRPPKFG, from the coding sequence ATGTCCGAGGACGACCGGGTGGTGACGTGGGAGGACGCCGGCACCGGCGTGCTCGTCGCGACGATCGACCGCAGGCCCGCCAACGCGCTCGGCCCGCCGATCATCGACGGGCTGAACGCGCTGCTCGACGAGGCGGAGCGCCGCGACACCCGGGTGCTGGTGCTGACCTCCGGCATCCCCGGCTTCTTCGCGGCGGGCGCGGACATCAAGCACATGGGCACCGTGGACGCCGAGTCCTTCGCGGCCTACGGGGACCGGCTGCGCGCGGCCGTCGAGCGGCTCGCGGCGGCGGACCTGATCAGCATCGCCGCCGTGGAGGGCGTGGCTCTGGGTGGCGGCCTCGAGCTCGCGATGGCGTGCACCATGCGGGTCTCCGGGGCCGACGCGAAGTACGGCCTGCCCGAGGTCCGGCTCGGCCTGATCCCGGGCGCCGCGGGGACCCAGCGGCTGCCCCGGCTCGTGGGCCGCGGCCGGGCGATCGACATCATGGCCACCGCGCGCCAGGTCCCCGCGGACGAGGCCGCGGCGATCGGGCTCGTCGACCGGCTGGTGCCCGCCGGGGCGGCCGAGGAGGCCGCGCTCGTCCTCGCGGGGCAGCTCAGCGGCCTGTCCCGACCGGCCCTCGCCGCCGTGGTCCGGACCGTGGACGCCGCCTTCGACCAGCCCTTCGACGAGGGGAAGCGGTACGAGGTGGAGCAGATCCACGAGCTCTTCGTGCACGGTGAGGCGCGCGAGGGGATCACGGCGTTCCTGGAGAAGCGACCGCCGAAGTTCGGCTAG
- a CDS encoding SDR family NAD(P)-dependent oxidoreductase, translated as MPALDVFSLDGRSALVTGAGGGIGAAVATAFAKAGASVLVTDVDEDAARLVAKQIVEAGGSAESQVLDVRDRAAADAAAAKAADLGGGTLHILVNNAGAISPAMFGKLTEDAFRRIVEIHLMGSFTVSQAALPFLPDDGSGRVLNVTSAAGLVGTIGQANYGAAKAGIIGLTKSLAKELARKQITVNALAPLAATAMTENIRSNEKLAQKTLERIPLQRWASPDEIAASFVFLASPAAGYITGQVLPVDGGTVI; from the coding sequence ATGCCCGCCCTGGACGTGTTCAGCCTCGACGGCCGGTCGGCGCTCGTCACCGGCGCCGGGGGCGGGATCGGCGCCGCCGTGGCCACCGCGTTCGCCAAGGCGGGCGCATCGGTGCTGGTCACAGACGTCGACGAGGACGCCGCCCGGCTGGTCGCCAAGCAGATCGTGGAGGCCGGGGGCAGCGCGGAGAGCCAGGTGCTCGACGTCCGGGACCGGGCGGCCGCGGACGCCGCCGCCGCGAAGGCCGCCGACCTCGGCGGCGGCACCCTGCACATCCTGGTCAACAACGCGGGTGCGATCTCGCCCGCCATGTTCGGCAAGCTCACCGAGGACGCGTTCCGGCGGATCGTCGAGATCCACCTGATGGGTTCGTTCACCGTGTCGCAGGCCGCCCTGCCGTTCCTGCCGGACGACGGCTCCGGTCGCGTCCTCAACGTCACCTCCGCCGCGGGGCTGGTCGGCACGATCGGCCAGGCCAACTACGGCGCCGCGAAGGCCGGGATCATCGGCCTCACCAAGTCGCTGGCGAAGGAGTTGGCGCGCAAGCAGATCACCGTGAACGCGCTGGCCCCGCTGGCCGCCACGGCGATGACGGAGAACATCCGCAGCAACGAGAAGCTCGCACAGAAGACCCTGGAACGGATCCCGTTGCAGCGCTGGGCCTCCCCGGACGAGATCGCGGCGAGCTTCGTGTTCCTGGCCTCGCCCGCGGCGGGCTACATCACCGGCCAGGTGCTGCCGGTCGACGGCGGGACGGTGATCTGA
- a CDS encoding hydroxymethylglutaryl-CoA lyase: MSRRVHIREVGPRDGFQNEPERIATDDKIRLIEALARAGFERIEVASFVRPDVIPQLADGVEVLNRIDVPERVKLMVLIPNSRGLDNALKVRERFHEAAIFVSASETHNKKNVNRTVAETMADNAVMAKRIRAEGLDCAAVVATSFGCPYEGKVALGRVLDLAERFAEAGATEIGFGDTTGMCNPAYAREFFAAALERLPGVEVTAHFHNTRGQGLANAYAALEAGCTSFESSFGELGGCPVPKGSTGNIATEDLVSMFHEMGVETGLDLPAVIEAAREAQRVLGRTLTSHSLIAGPIEWHLNDERIHA, encoded by the coding sequence ATGAGCAGGCGGGTGCACATCCGCGAGGTCGGGCCGCGCGACGGGTTCCAGAACGAGCCCGAGCGCATCGCGACGGACGACAAGATCCGGCTGATCGAGGCGCTGGCCCGCGCGGGCTTCGAGCGCATCGAGGTGGCCAGCTTCGTGCGGCCGGACGTGATCCCGCAGCTGGCGGACGGCGTCGAGGTGCTCAACCGCATCGACGTGCCCGAGCGCGTGAAGCTGATGGTGCTGATCCCGAACAGCCGCGGGCTGGACAACGCGCTGAAGGTGCGGGAGCGCTTCCACGAGGCGGCGATCTTCGTGTCCGCCTCGGAGACGCACAACAAGAAGAACGTCAACCGCACGGTCGCCGAGACCATGGCGGACAACGCGGTCATGGCGAAGCGGATCCGGGCCGAGGGCCTGGACTGCGCCGCCGTCGTCGCCACCTCGTTCGGCTGCCCCTACGAGGGCAAGGTCGCGCTGGGCCGGGTGCTGGACCTGGCCGAGCGGTTCGCCGAGGCGGGGGCCACGGAGATCGGGTTCGGCGACACCACCGGCATGTGCAACCCCGCCTACGCCCGCGAGTTCTTCGCCGCGGCGCTGGAGCGGCTGCCCGGGGTCGAGGTCACCGCGCACTTCCACAACACCCGCGGACAGGGTCTGGCGAACGCCTACGCCGCCCTCGAGGCGGGCTGCACGAGCTTCGAGTCCAGCTTCGGTGAGCTGGGCGGCTGCCCCGTGCCGAAGGGCTCCACCGGAAACATCGCCACCGAGGACCTGGTGAGCATGTTCCACGAGATGGGCGTCGAGACCGGCCTGGACCTGCCGGCCGTGATTGAGGCCGCCCGCGAGGCCCAGCGCGTGCTCGGCCGCACCCTGACCAGCCACTCCTTGATCGCCGGTCCGATCGAGTGGCACCTGAACGACGAGAGGATCCACGCATGA
- the menB gene encoding 1,4-dihydroxy-2-naphthoyl-CoA synthase, which yields MRVSGPRLPVAWSSVGRYTDIRLDHSGDGIAKITICRPEVRNAFRPQTLIEVSDALTRSREDGSIGVIVLTGEGPDAFCSGGDQRVRGDTGYLEEPGSADAVGRFHVTDLQVQIRRLPKPVVAMVAGYAIGGGHVLHLTCDLTIAADNARFGQVGPKVGSFDGGFGAGLLAQQVGQKRAKEFWLLCEQYDAAEALEMGLVNTVVPLAELETETVAWARRMLQLSPMALRLCKASFHAAEDGLAGIQQLAHDTNLLFYATEEAQEGREAYKAKRIPDFSAFPRRA from the coding sequence ATGAGGGTCTCCGGCCCGCGCCTCCCCGTGGCGTGGTCGTCCGTCGGCAGGTACACCGACATCCGTCTCGACCACTCCGGCGACGGCATCGCCAAGATCACGATCTGCAGGCCGGAGGTGCGCAACGCCTTCCGCCCGCAGACCCTGATCGAGGTGTCCGACGCGCTCACCCGCTCGCGCGAGGACGGCTCGATCGGCGTGATCGTGCTGACGGGGGAGGGGCCGGACGCCTTCTGCTCCGGCGGTGACCAGCGCGTCCGCGGCGACACGGGGTACCTGGAGGAGCCCGGCAGCGCCGACGCGGTGGGCCGCTTCCACGTCACCGACCTGCAGGTGCAGATCCGCAGGCTGCCCAAGCCCGTCGTCGCGATGGTGGCGGGCTACGCCATCGGCGGCGGGCACGTGCTGCATCTGACCTGCGACCTGACGATCGCGGCGGACAACGCCCGGTTCGGCCAGGTCGGGCCCAAGGTCGGCTCGTTCGACGGCGGCTTCGGCGCGGGTCTGCTCGCCCAGCAGGTCGGGCAGAAGCGGGCGAAGGAGTTCTGGCTGCTCTGCGAGCAGTACGACGCCGCCGAAGCCCTCGAGATGGGGCTGGTCAACACCGTCGTGCCGCTGGCCGAGCTGGAGACCGAGACCGTCGCGTGGGCCCGGCGGATGCTGCAGCTCTCGCCGATGGCGCTGCGGCTGTGCAAGGCGAGCTTCCACGCCGCCGAGGACGGCCTCGCCGGGATCCAGCAGCTGGCCCACGACACCAACCTGCTCTTCTACGCCACCGAGGAGGCCCAGGAGGGCCGCGAGGCGTACAAGGCCAAGCGCATCCCCGACTTCAGCGCGTTCCCGCGCCGGGCTTAG
- a CDS encoding acyl-CoA dehydrogenase family protein, whose amino-acid sequence MDFELTEDQVTIRDAVRDLAGKFDDQYWMEHDRDKVFPTEFYDALATGGWLGITTPEEYGGHGFGITEASLLIEEVAKSGGGMNAASAIHLSIFGMHPVIKHGSEELKKRTLPRIVDGSLHVCFGVTEPGAGLDTTNITTFAKREGDHYRVNGRKVWISKAMESEKVLLLTRTTKPGEVAKKTDGITLFLTDLDRDHIDIRPIPKMGRNAVTSNELFIDDLMIPVEDRVGEEGQGFRYILDGLNPERMLVAAEALGLGRVALDRAVTYGNQREVFGRPIGMNQGLQFPLADSLARLDAAELMLRKATWLYDQGKPCGREANTAKYLCADAGFQAADRALQTHGGMGYSEEYNVSRYFREARLLKIAPLPQEMVLNYLGSHVLGLPRSY is encoded by the coding sequence GTGGACTTCGAGCTCACCGAGGATCAGGTGACCATCCGGGATGCGGTCCGGGACCTGGCGGGCAAGTTCGACGACCAGTACTGGATGGAGCACGACCGGGACAAGGTCTTTCCGACCGAGTTCTACGACGCGCTGGCCACGGGTGGCTGGCTGGGGATCACCACGCCCGAGGAGTACGGCGGGCACGGGTTCGGCATCACCGAGGCGTCGCTCCTGATCGAGGAGGTCGCCAAGTCCGGCGGCGGGATGAACGCGGCCTCGGCCATCCATCTCTCGATCTTCGGCATGCACCCGGTGATCAAGCACGGCTCCGAGGAGCTGAAGAAGCGCACGCTGCCGCGGATCGTGGACGGCTCGTTGCACGTCTGTTTCGGGGTGACGGAGCCGGGTGCCGGTCTGGACACCACGAACATCACCACGTTCGCGAAGCGTGAGGGCGACCACTACCGGGTCAACGGGCGCAAGGTGTGGATCTCCAAGGCCATGGAGTCGGAGAAGGTCCTCCTGCTGACCCGCACGACGAAGCCGGGCGAGGTCGCGAAGAAGACCGACGGCATCACGCTGTTCCTCACCGACCTGGACCGCGACCACATCGACATCCGGCCCATCCCGAAGATGGGCCGCAACGCGGTCACGTCGAACGAGCTGTTCATCGACGACCTGATGATCCCGGTGGAGGACCGGGTGGGGGAGGAGGGCCAGGGTTTCCGCTACATCCTGGACGGTCTCAACCCGGAGCGGATGCTCGTGGCGGCGGAGGCGTTGGGCCTGGGCCGGGTGGCGCTGGACCGGGCGGTGACCTACGGCAACCAGCGTGAGGTGTTCGGCCGTCCGATCGGGATGAACCAGGGGCTGCAGTTCCCGCTCGCGGACTCGTTGGCCCGGCTCGACGCGGCCGAGCTGATGTTGCGCAAGGCGACCTGGCTCTACGACCAGGGCAAGCCCTGCGGTCGTGAGGCGAACACCGCGAAGTACCTCTGTGCCGACGCCGGGTTCCAGGCCGCCGACCGCGCTCTGCAGACCCACGGCGGGATGGGCTACTCCGAGGAGTACAACGTGTCCCGCTACTTCCGCGAGGCCCGTCTGCTCAAGATCGCGCCACTCCCGCAGGAGATGGTGCTCAACTACCTGGGCTCGCACGTGCTGGGCCTGCCGAGGAGCTACTGA
- a CDS encoding SDR family NAD(P)-dependent oxidoreductase — translation MSTRTAFVTGGAQGIGKGITTTLGAHGFAVAVVDLNTEAAQATAAEIVEAGGRAIAVAADVTDTASVQAAVKTVTEELGPIEVAVNNAGWDDFMPFLKTTEDFWDRILEINFKGMLRVTHAVVPGMVERGFGRVVNIGSDAGRVGSSLEAVYSGAKGGTIAFTKTLAREVATKGVTANTVCPGPTDTPALRKFADASGQDADKVIGGMTRAVPMKRLGLPEDVAAAVAFFASDAAGYITGQTLSVSGGLTMA, via the coding sequence ATGAGCACCCGCACCGCGTTCGTCACCGGCGGCGCCCAGGGCATCGGCAAGGGCATCACCACCACGCTCGGCGCGCACGGCTTCGCCGTGGCCGTCGTGGACCTGAACACCGAGGCCGCCCAGGCCACGGCCGCCGAGATCGTCGAGGCGGGCGGCCGCGCGATCGCCGTCGCCGCCGACGTCACCGACACCGCGTCCGTGCAGGCCGCGGTCAAGACCGTGACCGAGGAGCTCGGCCCGATCGAGGTCGCGGTCAACAACGCGGGCTGGGACGACTTCATGCCGTTCCTCAAGACCACCGAGGACTTCTGGGACCGCATCCTGGAGATCAACTTCAAGGGCATGCTGCGGGTGACCCACGCCGTCGTGCCGGGCATGGTCGAGCGCGGCTTCGGTCGCGTGGTCAACATCGGCTCGGACGCGGGCCGCGTGGGGTCCTCGCTCGAGGCCGTCTACTCCGGCGCGAAGGGCGGCACGATCGCCTTCACCAAGACCCTCGCCCGCGAGGTCGCGACCAAGGGTGTCACCGCCAACACGGTCTGCCCCGGCCCGACCGACACGCCTGCGCTGCGCAAGTTCGCCGACGCCTCCGGCCAGGACGCGGACAAGGTGATCGGCGGGATGACCCGTGCCGTCCCGATGAAGCGTCTGGGCCTGCCCGAGGACGTCGCGGCCGCCGTCGCCTTCTTCGCCTCCGACGCCGCCGGCTACATCACGGGCCAGACGCTGTCCGTCAGCGGTGGCCTGACGATGGCATGA
- a CDS encoding enoyl-CoA hydratase/isomerase family protein, with translation MITKPLAELETLRVELREDGVAVLTVNRPDRANSQTQTMFHEHNEAALALRDSGARALILRGAGEKAFCSGFDLAEVGAIRAMGVREFLFFQEAATGGLAALRDLPFPVIAAIHGPAVGGGLALALAADIRLAAPTAKLSCAFVRVGLSCGELGTSYLLTRLIGYGRAAELGFTGRIVGADEAARIGLVNRVVPSEDLFTEADTLAAAIAANSPGGVRMSKRALLRNQEVTSYAAALELENRGQALLTRADDMPEALSAFLERRPPNFTGR, from the coding sequence ATGATCACCAAGCCGCTGGCGGAGCTCGAGACCCTGCGGGTCGAGCTGCGTGAGGACGGCGTCGCCGTCCTCACGGTGAACCGTCCCGACCGCGCCAACTCCCAGACCCAGACCATGTTCCACGAGCACAACGAGGCCGCCCTCGCGCTGCGGGACAGCGGCGCGCGCGCCTTGATCCTGCGCGGGGCGGGGGAGAAGGCCTTCTGCTCCGGCTTCGACCTCGCCGAGGTCGGCGCGATCCGAGCCATGGGCGTGCGCGAGTTCCTGTTCTTCCAGGAGGCCGCCACGGGCGGGCTCGCCGCCCTTCGCGACCTGCCGTTCCCCGTGATCGCCGCGATCCACGGCCCCGCGGTGGGCGGCGGTCTCGCGCTCGCGCTCGCCGCCGACATCCGGCTCGCCGCGCCCACGGCGAAGCTCTCCTGCGCCTTCGTCCGGGTCGGGCTGTCCTGCGGCGAGCTGGGGACGTCGTACCTGCTCACCCGGTTGATCGGGTACGGGCGGGCGGCCGAGCTGGGGTTCACCGGCCGCATCGTCGGTGCGGACGAGGCGGCCCGGATCGGGCTGGTCAACCGCGTGGTACCGAGCGAGGACCTCTTCACCGAGGCGGACACGCTGGCTGCGGCCATCGCCGCGAACTCGCCCGGTGGAGTCCGGATGTCGAAGCGGGCCCTGCTGCGCAACCAGGAGGTCACCTCCTACGCCGCCGCGCTGGAACTGGAGAACCGCGGACAGGCCCTGCTCACCCGAGCCGACGACATGCCCGAGGCGCTCTCCGCCTTCCTCGAGCGCCGCCCGCCGAACTTCACCGGGAGATAG
- a CDS encoding LLM class flavin-dependent oxidoreductase → MREQYGLTIFTGGRGPRRFRAAADLARRAEAAGFGAVWTGELYNRSATVPMAVLGAATERVAIGSNIAYGVGRSPLIWAAEARDLDELTGGRIILGLGNGTSGMMENWLSTSGESPAVRMEELVTVLRALWTLHEGPVHHDGRFYRLHLAPTAETPAPFRDHLPIWTAGVGARMVRAAGRVADGLVAHPMTTAAYLAEVVRPELERGAADAGRSLDGFVVKGTRMVALDDDEEAARRRVAFAIAQYAASRVYDRLFALHGWDAAQQRIRAAVKAGDPVAAAAAVPDAAIDAIGIACRAADLPARVAAHAEHVDHLDLCAPPWGLDPDGLEDATEQILAALTRAHV, encoded by the coding sequence ATGCGCGAGCAGTACGGACTCACGATCTTCACCGGCGGCCGCGGCCCCCGGCGCTTCCGGGCGGCCGCGGACCTCGCGCGCCGCGCGGAGGCGGCCGGGTTCGGGGCGGTGTGGACCGGCGAGCTCTACAACCGGTCCGCCACCGTCCCGATGGCCGTCCTCGGTGCGGCCACGGAGCGGGTCGCGATCGGCTCGAACATCGCCTACGGCGTCGGGCGCTCACCACTGATCTGGGCCGCGGAGGCCCGAGACCTCGACGAGCTCACCGGCGGTCGGATCATCCTCGGGCTGGGCAACGGCACGTCCGGGATGATGGAGAACTGGCTCTCCACGAGCGGCGAGTCCCCGGCCGTGCGGATGGAGGAGCTGGTCACCGTGCTCCGGGCGCTGTGGACGCTGCACGAGGGACCGGTGCACCACGACGGCCGCTTCTACCGGCTGCACCTCGCCCCCACGGCCGAGACGCCCGCCCCGTTCCGGGACCACCTGCCGATCTGGACGGCCGGCGTCGGTGCCCGCATGGTCCGGGCGGCGGGTCGGGTCGCGGACGGCCTCGTCGCTCACCCGATGACCACCGCGGCGTACCTGGCCGAGGTCGTCCGGCCCGAGCTGGAACGCGGCGCCGCGGACGCGGGCCGCTCACTCGACGGGTTCGTGGTGAAGGGCACCCGCATGGTCGCGCTCGACGACGACGAGGAGGCGGCCCGCCGCCGGGTCGCCTTCGCCATCGCTCAGTACGCCGCCTCCCGCGTCTACGACCGGCTGTTCGCGCTGCACGGCTGGGACGCCGCCCAGCAGCGGATCCGCGCCGCCGTGAAGGCGGGGGACCCGGTGGCCGCGGCCGCCGCCGTCCCCGACGCCGCGATCGACGCCATCGGCATCGCCTGCCGCGCCGCCGACCTGCCCGCCCGCGTCGCCGCGCACGCCGAACACGTCGACCACCTCGACCTGTGCGCCCCGCCCTGGGGACTCGACCCGGACGGGCTCGAGGACGCGACCGAGCAGATCCTGGCTGCCCTGACCCGCGCCCACGTGTGA